The following are encoded in a window of Amphibacillus xylanus NBRC 15112 genomic DNA:
- a CDS encoding CdaR family protein has translation MNEWLNKTWVIRVISLLLAIITFIVITIDNQDTRTADIGSFDSIFSSTQETQVLENFPVSIQIDDDKYVVSGVPQTVTVTLQGTVSVVQTTATQRNFDVFVDLEGLEPGTHTVPIEYEGVSNRLSVSINPVEVEVLIEEKASNEYKVGVDFTNQDSLQPGFELVGATVIPDVVKITSSQNIIERIAIVTAFVDLEGLGEDMTFVDVPVRVYDHEGNQLNARIEPEVVSVEVRLASPSKTVPVVVDTTGEVPEGYRVISIESDIEEVEIFASEDDLSNISMIRTTPINLTEITESNTIEVGLAIPGNARLTSHETVTVTIEVEKWTEETIEDIEIGIENLDDEYTSSFLNPDTGKIDIVVAGYQTDLTGINSNDFQLTVDLRGLRDGQYQLPLKISGPTGLEFSPEMEEVTIEVQ, from the coding sequence ATGAATGAGTGGTTAAATAAAACTTGGGTTATTCGTGTCATATCATTATTGTTAGCGATTATTACATTTATCGTCATTACGATTGATAATCAAGATACTAGAACTGCGGATATTGGGAGTTTCGATTCGATATTTAGTAGCACTCAAGAAACACAAGTCTTAGAAAATTTCCCGGTTAGTATCCAAATTGATGATGATAAATATGTTGTTAGTGGAGTTCCACAAACAGTAACCGTAACGTTACAAGGAACAGTGAGTGTTGTTCAAACAACAGCTACCCAGCGCAACTTCGATGTATTTGTAGATTTGGAAGGTTTGGAGCCAGGAACGCATACGGTACCGATTGAGTATGAAGGTGTATCAAATCGATTATCTGTTAGTATTAATCCTGTTGAAGTTGAGGTGCTAATCGAAGAAAAGGCATCCAATGAATATAAAGTAGGTGTTGATTTTACCAATCAAGATAGCCTACAACCTGGATTTGAATTGGTTGGTGCTACTGTTATACCTGATGTTGTAAAGATTACAAGTTCGCAAAATATTATTGAGCGAATTGCTATCGTTACTGCATTTGTAGACTTAGAAGGTCTAGGAGAAGATATGACCTTTGTCGATGTCCCTGTGAGGGTCTATGATCATGAAGGTAATCAGCTCAATGCTCGAATTGAACCGGAAGTAGTTTCTGTAGAGGTTCGATTGGCTAGTCCGAGTAAGACGGTTCCTGTAGTTGTTGATACAACCGGTGAAGTTCCAGAAGGATATCGTGTCATCTCAATTGAGTCTGATATTGAGGAAGTAGAAATATTTGCTTCAGAAGATGACTTATCAAATATAAGTATGATTAGGACTACCCCAATTAATTTGACGGAAATTACTGAGTCAAATACGATTGAAGTGGGATTAGCTATACCAGGAAATGCAAGGCTAACCTCTCATGAGACAGTAACGGTAACAATAGAAGTTGAAAAGTGGACTGAAGAAACAATAGAAGATATAGAGATTGGGATTGAAAATTTAGACGATGAGTATACATCATCCTTCTTAAATCCTGATACTGGGAAAATAGATATTGTTGTGGCAGGTTATCAAACAGATTTAACTGGTATTAATTCGAATGACTTTCAATTAACTGTTGATCTAAGAGGGCTAAGGGATGGGCAATATCAATTGCCATTAAAAATTAGTGGTCCAACGGGTCTAGAATTTTCACCGGAGATGGAAGAAGTTACGATCGAAGTTCAATAA
- the glmM gene encoding phosphoglucosamine mutase yields the protein MVKYFGTDGVRGIANDQLTPELAFKLGRAGGYVLTRDAEKPKVLIGKDTRISGDMLEGALISGLLSMGIEVMRLGVISTPGVAYLTKAMGAEAGIMISASHNPVEDNGIKFFGPDGFKLSDEQEQEIEELIDAKDDTLPRPIGSEIGVINDYFEGAQKYLHYLKQSVDNDFTGLHVVLDCANGSTSSLAPHLFADLDADISTIGASPNGLNINDGVGSTHPEKLQAKVLELEADIGLAFDGDGDRLIVVDEKGNIVDGDQIIFICANYLNNRGLLRHSTVVSTVMSNLGFYKALEERGMKSDKTDVGDRYVVEEMRRGGYNLGGEQSGHIIFLDYITTGDGMLTALQLLDIMKETGKTISELAAQMVKFPQVLKNIEVVDKHQVFVDQRVQDVIAKVEADLGDQGRVLVRPSGTESLVRVMVEASTIEQCHESVDQVVKVIEDVLGLE from the coding sequence ATGGTTAAATATTTCGGAACAGATGGTGTAAGAGGTATAGCTAATGATCAATTAACGCCAGAGTTAGCATTTAAGCTGGGCCGAGCAGGTGGATATGTACTTACAAGAGATGCAGAGAAGCCAAAAGTGTTAATTGGTAAGGATACAAGAATTTCAGGGGATATGTTGGAAGGTGCATTAATATCAGGATTATTATCTATGGGTATAGAAGTAATGCGATTAGGAGTTATTTCAACGCCGGGTGTTGCTTATTTAACTAAGGCGATGGGTGCAGAAGCGGGTATTATGATTTCAGCATCACATAATCCGGTAGAGGATAACGGTATTAAGTTTTTTGGGCCAGATGGATTTAAATTATCTGATGAACAAGAACAAGAAATTGAAGAATTAATTGATGCTAAGGATGATACATTACCTCGACCAATTGGTTCTGAGATTGGTGTAATTAATGATTATTTTGAAGGTGCTCAAAAGTATCTACACTATCTAAAGCAATCTGTAGATAATGACTTTACTGGTTTACATGTTGTCTTAGACTGTGCAAACGGATCGACGTCTTCATTAGCACCTCACCTATTTGCTGATTTGGATGCTGATATATCTACTATCGGTGCTTCACCAAACGGTCTAAATATTAACGATGGAGTGGGATCTACTCATCCAGAAAAGCTACAAGCTAAGGTATTAGAGCTAGAAGCGGATATTGGATTAGCGTTTGATGGTGATGGTGATCGTCTTATCGTTGTTGATGAAAAAGGGAATATTGTTGATGGTGACCAAATTATCTTTATCTGCGCAAATTATCTTAATAATCGTGGATTGTTACGTCACTCAACAGTTGTTTCAACCGTTATGAGTAACTTAGGTTTTTATAAAGCTCTTGAAGAACGAGGAATGAAGAGTGATAAAACTGATGTTGGCGATCGTTACGTTGTGGAGGAAATGCGTAGAGGTGGCTATAACCTTGGTGGAGAACAGTCTGGTCATATTATATTCCTAGACTATATAACTACTGGTGATGGTATGCTAACTGCACTTCAATTGTTAGATATTATGAAGGAAACAGGTAAGACAATTTCAGAGTTAGCAGCTCAGATGGTTAAATTCCCTCAAGTTTTAAAAAATATTGAAGTAGTCGATAAGCATCAAGTATTTGTTGATCAACGTGTTCAAGATGTGATTGCAAAAGTTGAAGCTGATTTGGGAGATCAAGGGCGTGTATTAGTAAGACCTTCAGGTACTGAATCTCTAGTACGAGTAATGGTTGAAGCATCAACAATTGAACAATGCCATGAATCAGTGGATCAGGTTGTTAAAGTAATTGAAGATGTGTTAGGTTTAGAATAG
- a CDS encoding cupin domain-containing protein produces the protein MNNHPWLYPIAPCYYSCLPITPWNFYEQANQTLFSDNLNHPYQPSQMNDHGGKPYVININQATKQNKTFRTAIWTGEYLQVTLMCINVGDDIGLEVHQKHDQFLRVEAGEGLVQMGNHKNQLLFQRRVGPGSAIMVPAGTWHNIINTGNQPLKLYSIYAPPEHKFGTIHRTKQEALHSH, from the coding sequence ATGAATAATCACCCATGGTTGTATCCAATTGCTCCATGCTATTATAGTTGTTTACCGATCACACCTTGGAACTTTTATGAACAAGCTAATCAAACTTTATTTTCCGACAATCTAAATCATCCATACCAACCTTCTCAAATGAACGATCACGGTGGTAAACCTTATGTCATCAATATTAATCAAGCTACAAAACAAAACAAGACATTTCGAACAGCTATTTGGACAGGTGAATACCTCCAGGTAACTTTAATGTGTATTAATGTAGGCGATGATATAGGCTTAGAAGTTCACCAGAAACATGATCAGTTTTTAAGAGTTGAAGCTGGTGAGGGATTAGTTCAAATGGGTAACCACAAAAATCAACTGCTATTCCAAAGAAGAGTCGGACCAGGATCAGCAATTATGGTACCAGCAGGCACATGGCATAACATTATTAACACCGGAAACCAACCATTAAAGCTATATTCCATTTATGCACCGCCTGAACATAAATTTGGTACTATACATCGAACAAAACAAGAAGCACTACATTCTCATTAG
- the chrA gene encoding chromate efflux transporter, translating into MNSKRDHQFKRWIEIFVVTLRLGLTSFGGPIAHLGYFHEEYVQRRKWLDEQSYLDLVALSQFLPGPASSQTGIGIGVMRGGIVGGIVAFLGFSLPSVIALMIFASLLTTFGLEDSVAIRGLQIVAVAVVSKAVLSMAKKSTTTLSTKLIALFALLITLLWQTAYAQIIAILLAGIIGLFLFKNNTQEKNLSSSNFPISHRMGYICLTLFFSLLVLLPILSRTFDLSWLTLFDSFYRSGSLVFGGGHVVLPLLEQEIVTAGWMSQQEFLTGFGATQAVPGPLFTFVAYIGTIINGWIGGFLSFLAIYLPAILLIIGVLPFWEVLRNKSQVKGALIGVNASVVGILISALYTPIWTNAVQTNVDFALVAILFSMLVFLKIPSWSAVIVGIIGGLILF; encoded by the coding sequence ATGAATAGCAAACGAGATCACCAGTTTAAAAGATGGATAGAGATATTTGTGGTTACTTTACGTCTAGGCTTAACATCCTTTGGTGGACCAATTGCTCACCTAGGTTATTTTCATGAGGAATACGTGCAGAGACGAAAATGGTTAGATGAACAAAGTTATCTAGACCTAGTCGCGTTATCTCAATTCTTACCTGGACCGGCAAGTAGTCAAACAGGTATTGGGATTGGAGTTATGCGAGGTGGTATAGTAGGTGGTATTGTTGCCTTCTTAGGTTTTTCACTACCTTCTGTGATTGCTTTAATGATTTTTGCAAGCTTGTTAACAACGTTTGGATTAGAAGATTCAGTCGCTATAAGGGGCCTTCAAATTGTGGCAGTTGCTGTAGTCAGCAAAGCAGTATTATCGATGGCGAAAAAATCGACAACAACTTTATCTACAAAGCTAATTGCATTATTTGCTTTATTGATCACATTGTTATGGCAAACAGCCTATGCTCAAATCATTGCTATTTTACTAGCGGGCATAATTGGTTTGTTCTTATTTAAAAACAATACTCAAGAAAAGAATCTATCATCAAGTAATTTTCCCATTTCTCATCGTATGGGATACATTTGCTTGACATTATTCTTTAGTTTACTAGTTTTATTACCTATCTTATCGCGAACATTTGATTTATCTTGGTTAACTTTATTTGATAGCTTTTATCGTTCTGGTTCACTCGTTTTTGGAGGTGGACATGTTGTCCTTCCACTTCTCGAACAGGAAATTGTTACAGCAGGTTGGATGAGTCAACAGGAGTTTTTAACGGGATTTGGTGCAACACAAGCAGTTCCTGGTCCGCTGTTCACGTTTGTTGCCTATATTGGGACGATAATAAATGGGTGGATTGGTGGATTTCTATCGTTTTTAGCGATATATTTGCCTGCAATTCTCCTCATTATTGGGGTATTACCATTTTGGGAGGTACTCAGAAATAAATCTCAAGTTAAAGGTGCTTTGATTGGTGTAAATGCATCCGTAGTTGGTATTTTAATTTCTGCCCTTTATACACCGATATGGACAAATGCGGTACAAACAAATGTTGATTTTGCCTTAGTTGCGATTCTTTTTAGTATGTTGGTATTTTTAAAGATACCTTCATGGTCAGCCGTCATAGTAGGTATTATTGGTGGTTTGATTCTCTTTTAA
- a CDS encoding LURP-one-related/scramblase family protein, protein MSHLYVKQKVFSLRERFTVKDENDQDKYYIRGSLFSIPKTFEIEDTRGNQVALITKKIFSFLPKFFVEADGQEILTIVKEFTFFKDRYRIDSSDIEVRGDWWDKNFEVFKQGKKIAHVNEKWFTWGDTYDLHVIDEAYEHIVLAIVVAIDFVKASERAAANSN, encoded by the coding sequence ATGAGCCATTTATATGTGAAACAAAAGGTTTTTAGTTTGCGTGAACGTTTTACTGTTAAAGATGAAAATGATCAAGATAAATATTATATTCGCGGAAGCTTATTCTCTATACCAAAAACATTTGAAATTGAAGATACACGTGGTAATCAAGTAGCTTTAATTACGAAAAAAATATTTAGCTTCTTACCTAAGTTTTTCGTTGAAGCTGATGGTCAAGAAATTTTAACAATCGTCAAAGAATTTACCTTCTTCAAAGATCGTTACCGCATTGATAGTTCTGATATTGAGGTCAGAGGAGACTGGTGGGACAAAAATTTCGAAGTCTTTAAACAAGGTAAAAAAATTGCCCACGTTAATGAAAAATGGTTTACTTGGGGAGATACATACGATCTTCATGTCATCGATGAAGCGTATGAACATATCGTACTCGCTATTGTCGTCGCGATTGATTTTGTCAAAGCAAGTGAAAGAGCTGCTGCAAATTCAAACTAA
- a CDS encoding aminoglycoside 6-adenylyltransferase, producing the protein MRTEKEMYDLVLNFAKNDQRVRAVGLNGSRTNPNAPRDIFQDYDVVYLVTEMESFLNQPDWIAVFGERLIMQTPEDMTLFPSELRTRYSYLMLFSDGNRIDLTLVPVEEADQYVNEDKLTKILLDKDEIFPELPEPTDQDYWVKQPTSQKYLDCCNEFWWITTYIAKGLWRREILYALDHLNRYGRPMLYQMLEWQVGIETDFSVSIGKSEKYLERYLEAGNWERLLTTFPNASYESVWQALFNLIDLFRDTATCVANHFEYQYPKDWDQNISTYLSQIKKLPHTATTFS; encoded by the coding sequence ATGCGTACGGAAAAGGAAATGTATGATTTAGTTTTAAACTTTGCAAAGAATGACCAACGCGTTCGAGCGGTTGGACTAAATGGTTCAAGGACAAATCCGAATGCGCCACGAGATATCTTTCAAGATTATGATGTCGTCTATCTCGTAACTGAAATGGAATCATTTTTAAATCAGCCAGATTGGATTGCGGTATTTGGTGAACGATTAATTATGCAGACACCTGAAGACATGACATTATTCCCGTCCGAATTAAGAACTCGGTATTCATATTTGATGTTATTCAGTGATGGAAACAGAATTGATTTAACATTAGTTCCAGTTGAGGAAGCCGATCAATATGTTAATGAGGATAAGTTGACGAAAATATTATTAGATAAAGATGAGATATTTCCCGAGCTACCAGAGCCAACAGATCAAGATTATTGGGTGAAGCAACCAACTTCTCAAAAATATCTAGATTGCTGTAATGAGTTTTGGTGGATTACAACGTATATAGCAAAAGGATTATGGAGAAGGGAGATTCTATATGCACTTGATCACCTTAATCGTTATGGACGGCCTATGCTCTATCAAATGTTAGAATGGCAGGTTGGGATTGAGACGGACTTTTCAGTTAGTATTGGGAAATCAGAGAAATACTTAGAACGCTACTTAGAAGCGGGAAACTGGGAAAGATTACTGACAACATTCCCGAATGCATCGTATGAAAGTGTTTGGCAGGCATTATTTAATCTGATTGACCTCTTCCGTGATACGGCTACATGTGTTGCGAATCATTTTGAGTATCAGTATCCGAAAGATTGGGATCAAAACATTTCAACATATTTAAGTCAAATTAAAAAGCTGCCGCATACAGCAACAACTTTTAGCTAA
- a CDS encoding ECF transporter S component, translating to MNIKRFALTAIFISIILLFAFTPFGFINLVVIKATIIHIPVIIASIILGPRIGALQGFIFGLTSMIINTLSPSLLSFAFSPFVDLVDVGPARFWALFIAFVPRIVLGILPYYLYQATKKLLIRSKLQQKPALFATGLLSTFAHTFLVMGSIAFFFQDAYAQAIGADGVGAVFKAILSVFFTNGLAESIVAAIIVTAVVPPLFKVVNR from the coding sequence TTGAATATAAAAAGATTTGCCTTAACAGCCATTTTTATTTCAATTATTTTATTATTTGCATTTACGCCCTTTGGTTTTATCAATTTAGTCGTTATCAAAGCAACTATTATTCATATTCCAGTCATCATTGCATCAATCATTTTAGGACCAAGAATAGGGGCTCTTCAAGGATTTATATTTGGTCTAACAAGTATGATTATTAATACATTGTCACCAAGTTTACTGTCTTTTGCATTTTCTCCATTCGTTGATTTAGTCGATGTTGGACCAGCGAGATTTTGGGCATTGTTTATTGCATTCGTACCTAGAATTGTTTTGGGGATACTTCCTTACTATTTATATCAAGCAACTAAAAAACTACTTATCCGCAGTAAGTTACAACAGAAGCCCGCGCTATTCGCAACGGGGTTACTATCAACATTTGCTCACACGTTTTTAGTGATGGGATCAATAGCTTTCTTCTTCCAGGATGCATATGCACAAGCTATTGGTGCTGACGGTGTTGGTGCTGTATTTAAAGCGATTTTATCTGTATTCTTTACAAATGGTTTAGCTGAGTCAATTGTTGCTGCCATAATCGTAACTGCAGTTGTACCCCCATTATTTAAAGTGGTTAACCGATAA
- a CDS encoding trimeric intracellular cation channel family protein translates to MVWEVFNIIGTIAFAMSGAVIALKVNYDLLGVYVLGLITAFGGGAVRNLFIGIPITQLWQQNSLFIIAIITISLVFLLPSKAVVFLSRWSIFDAIGLSAFAVQGAMYAQAIDLPIFAVMFSAAITGAGGGIIRDVLAQEKPMVFRQDVYALWAMLAGFVIGMDWVTESYQFYLLFLVILICRSISHRYNWSLPRRSLQSIQTDTSNNYTEKSANIG, encoded by the coding sequence ATCGTTTGGGAAGTATTTAATATTATCGGAACTATTGCTTTTGCAATGAGTGGAGCTGTGATTGCTTTAAAGGTTAATTATGACTTGCTCGGTGTATATGTTCTAGGATTAATTACTGCTTTTGGCGGTGGTGCCGTACGGAATTTGTTTATTGGCATTCCAATCACACAACTTTGGCAGCAAAACTCACTATTTATTATTGCAATCATTACAATTAGTCTTGTTTTTCTATTGCCAAGTAAAGCAGTAGTTTTTTTATCTAGATGGAGTATTTTTGATGCAATTGGATTATCGGCATTTGCTGTCCAAGGTGCTATGTATGCACAAGCAATAGATTTACCTATTTTTGCAGTGATGTTTTCTGCTGCTATAACTGGAGCAGGTGGTGGAATAATCCGGGATGTGTTGGCACAGGAAAAGCCGATGGTCTTTCGTCAAGATGTATATGCATTATGGGCTATGTTAGCAGGTTTTGTAATTGGTATGGACTGGGTAACAGAATCTTATCAGTTTTATCTTCTATTTTTAGTCATCTTAATTTGTCGCTCCATTTCTCATCGTTATAACTGGAGTCTACCACGCCGTTCACTACAAAGTATCCAAACCGACACTTCTAATAACTATACAGAAAAATCTGCGAATATAGGCTAA
- a CDS encoding amidohydrolase, whose product MKKLITMLEQRKNEMIEIRRHLHQHPELSFKEKNTAAYIENFYRGKPVKIETNVGNGYGIIVTINGGKPGKTIALRADFDALPIQEEADVPFKSVNDGVMHACGHDAHTAYLLVLADCLIELKDELAGTIKIIHQHAEEAPPGGAKSIVEGGYLDDVEAIFGVHVIPIAPAGTIGYRSEYTFSGRSYFNLKIKARGGHGSSPHKANDAIVAGAHFVTTVQTIISRRLDPMETGVVTIGSFDGKGTFNVIKDSIEIEGDIRYYNSQTEKLISQELERIVKGIEVTFGVTCELTYEIGYPPLYNDPDLTKFVVDTLTQINDNDIKNIIEVPKMTPSEDFAYYSEKIPGAYYFIGCTPKGIENPYFNHHPKFDIDEDSLIVAAKSVAYIVTNYLSDN is encoded by the coding sequence ATGAAGAAACTCATTACTATGCTTGAACAACGTAAAAATGAAATGATCGAAATTCGCAGACACTTACATCAACATCCCGAACTATCATTTAAAGAAAAAAATACAGCTGCTTATATTGAAAACTTTTACCGTGGGAAACCAGTAAAAATTGAAACAAATGTTGGCAATGGCTATGGTATTATCGTTACAATTAATGGCGGAAAACCTGGTAAAACCATTGCACTTCGAGCTGATTTCGATGCACTTCCGATACAGGAAGAAGCAGACGTACCGTTTAAATCTGTAAATGATGGCGTGATGCATGCGTGTGGTCATGATGCACATACGGCTTATTTACTCGTATTAGCCGATTGTTTGATTGAATTAAAGGATGAGCTTGCAGGTACAATTAAAATAATTCACCAACATGCAGAAGAAGCACCTCCTGGTGGTGCAAAGTCAATTGTAGAAGGCGGCTACCTCGATGATGTTGAAGCTATTTTTGGTGTTCATGTTATACCGATAGCGCCTGCTGGAACGATCGGTTATCGTAGTGAATATACGTTTAGTGGGCGTTCCTATTTTAATCTTAAGATTAAAGCAAGAGGTGGACATGGTTCCTCTCCTCATAAAGCAAATGATGCAATTGTTGCTGGAGCACACTTTGTCACAACGGTTCAAACGATTATTAGTCGACGATTAGATCCAATGGAAACGGGCGTTGTCACAATCGGATCTTTTGATGGTAAAGGAACCTTTAATGTAATTAAAGATAGCATTGAAATTGAAGGTGATATCCGCTACTACAACAGTCAGACAGAGAAATTAATTAGCCAAGAGCTCGAGCGCATTGTTAAAGGCATTGAAGTCACCTTTGGCGTCACTTGTGAACTCACATATGAGATTGGGTATCCACCACTATATAATGACCCTGACTTAACTAAGTTTGTTGTAGATACGCTAACACAAATTAACGACAATGATATTAAGAATATTATCGAAGTGCCAAAGATGACACCATCAGAAGACTTTGCTTATTACAGTGAAAAAATTCCTGGTGCTTACTACTTTATCGGATGTACACCAAAAGGAATTGAAAATCCATATTTCAATCATCATCCGAAATTTGATATCGATGAAGACTCATTAATTGTTGCGGCAAAATCCGTTGCCTATATCGTTACAAATTACTTATCTGACAACTAA
- a CDS encoding GIY-YIG nuclease family protein: MEYSVDESDTLYAIKFRLDQTIKEVQIGKLGEFNFSSGYYVYVGSAKRNITARVERHLQVDKKKRWHLDYLRPYLSVESVQSYAEEEGECALFRRLKTAHRGSIPIKGFGSSDCQCPAHLFYIEVK, translated from the coding sequence ATGGAGTATTCTGTGGATGAATCAGATACACTATATGCGATTAAATTCCGATTAGATCAAACAATTAAAGAAGTTCAGATTGGTAAGCTAGGAGAATTTAATTTTTCTAGTGGGTACTATGTGTATGTCGGTAGTGCTAAGCGTAATATCACAGCAAGGGTAGAAAGACATTTGCAAGTTGATAAGAAGAAAAGATGGCATCTTGATTATCTGAGACCATATTTAAGTGTAGAATCAGTCCAAAGTTATGCTGAAGAAGAGGGAGAATGTGCACTTTTTCGACGATTGAAAACGGCGCATCGAGGGAGTATACCTATCAAAGGTTTTGGTTCGTCTGATTGTCAATGCCCGGCCCATTTGTTTTATATTGAAGTTAAATAG
- a CDS encoding aminoglycoside N(3)-acetyltransferase produces the protein MMKEIVGKTKEMNSVNTLVRDFRALGLQKGMTILVHSSLSSIGWVNGGAMAVIEALIQVITEEGTIVMPAQSGDWNEPSKWGNPPVPESWWEEIRQTMPAFDKDKTPTSGMGLIPEVFRKYPNVDRSDHPSASFVAWGKNRNYIISNHSIDFSLGEQSPLARLYDLDAQVLFIGTGYFTNTAFHLGEYRAPGAEIVKEGASIIENGQPVWRVYNDIEFAVGEFEEIGAILDREYDVTKGLIGLAESRLFSIREAVDCAEKYFIQKRAK, from the coding sequence ATGATGAAAGAAATTGTTGGAAAAACAAAAGAAATGAATTCTGTAAATACACTTGTGAGAGATTTTAGAGCATTAGGTTTACAAAAAGGGATGACAATACTCGTTCATTCATCACTGTCTTCGATAGGATGGGTTAATGGGGGAGCAATGGCCGTCATAGAGGCGTTAATTCAAGTTATTACAGAAGAAGGTACGATAGTAATGCCTGCGCAGAGCGGAGATTGGAATGAACCAAGTAAATGGGGTAATCCCCCTGTTCCTGAATCTTGGTGGGAAGAGATCCGCCAAACAATGCCGGCTTTTGATAAAGACAAGACACCGACATCAGGGATGGGGCTTATTCCTGAAGTCTTTCGTAAGTACCCGAATGTAGATCGAAGTGATCATCCGTCAGCTTCTTTTGTTGCGTGGGGGAAAAATCGCAATTATATTATTAGTAATCATTCAATTGATTTTAGTCTAGGCGAACAGTCTCCATTAGCGAGACTTTATGATTTAGATGCTCAAGTACTATTTATCGGAACAGGCTACTTTACAAACACTGCATTTCACTTAGGGGAGTATCGTGCGCCCGGAGCTGAAATTGTTAAAGAAGGAGCTTCGATTATCGAAAATGGTCAGCCGGTTTGGCGAGTATACAATGACATTGAATTTGCTGTCGGAGAATTTGAAGAGATTGGTGCTATTCTCGATCGTGAGTATGATGTGACGAAAGGATTAATAGGACTAGCAGAGTCACGATTATTTTCAATTAGAGAAGCGGTTGATTGTGCAGAAAAATACTTTATTCAAAAAAGAGCGAAATAA
- a CDS encoding diacylglycerol/lipid kinase family protein, producing MQVYLIVNPKSGKGLKVFKKFQEKLTIPYKSYLTEYPRHATKLTKQIKANDPNSLVIAVGGDGTVNEVVQGAANSNLTVGVISSGSGNDFSRYFYCFNTPADIERFVREKTTGLADVGEISFYNEQKLFINNSGIGFDALICERVRRSKVKRFLNLFGLGKLVYVYYVLLELFRFKPFQLETNLGGNKRIYTDVWFVAASNQPYFGGGMKISPHSNAEDGMLEFTLIHKLKKLRFIMIFWKVFNGKHLKYTDYVTQFKGHSIDVYIEEHLFGHIDGEVLTIPAKQTISFSVSEYQLNHAIEKQITRNINIEQVKIG from the coding sequence ATGCAAGTCTATTTGATTGTTAATCCTAAGTCAGGAAAAGGATTAAAGGTATTTAAGAAATTTCAAGAAAAACTTACAATTCCATATAAAAGTTATTTGACTGAATATCCAAGACATGCAACAAAATTAACAAAACAAATTAAAGCTAATGATCCTAATTCGCTCGTCATTGCAGTTGGTGGAGATGGTACAGTAAATGAAGTTGTACAAGGAGCGGCTAATAGTAACTTAACAGTTGGCGTTATAAGTAGTGGCTCAGGAAATGACTTTTCTCGTTACTTCTATTGTTTTAATACGCCTGCTGATATTGAACGGTTTGTGAGAGAAAAGACAACTGGATTAGCAGATGTTGGGGAAATTAGCTTTTATAATGAGCAAAAATTATTTATTAATAATAGCGGTATTGGCTTTGATGCACTTATATGTGAACGGGTAAGACGCTCAAAGGTTAAGCGTTTTTTAAACCTATTTGGATTAGGTAAGCTTGTATATGTCTATTATGTATTACTAGAGCTATTTAGATTTAAGCCATTTCAATTAGAAACAAATCTTGGTGGTAATAAGCGTATCTATACGGATGTCTGGTTCGTTGCAGCTAGTAATCAGCCATACTTTGGCGGTGGGATGAAAATTTCCCCGCACTCAAATGCCGAAGACGGAATGCTAGAATTCACCCTTATTCATAAACTAAAGAAATTACGTTTTATTATGATTTTTTGGAAAGTTTTTAATGGTAAGCATTTGAAATATACGGATTATGTGACACAGTTTAAGGGGCATTCAATTGATGTCTATATTGAAGAACATCTCTTTGGACATATTGATGGTGAAGTACTAACAATACCCGCCAAACAAACAATCAGTTTCTCAGTTAGTGAGTATCAGCTAAACCATGCTATTGAGAAACAGATAACTCGAAATATTAATATCGAACAAGTAAAAATAGGATAA